The genomic stretch GGGAGTCATAGAACGGGCGGTTTTTCATACCGAGGCCTCTTCCTCCAAGGTCCTCGAAGTGGGGGACCTCCTGGTGTCGATTCTGGATGAGAAGGAGTCCTTCGGCGCCTACTATCTGCAGAAATCTGGTATAAGCCGGTATACCCTCTTAAGCATAATCTCTCATACCATGGGTAACTTCTCCGAGGACGGAGAGGGGCCCCTTGGCAGCTCTATCGGAGACGGTGAAGCCGATGAACTGGATCCGGCCCAGGAATCCAGAGAAGGTCAGGAGGAACAGGAAGCCCAGGGAAAAGGAAAAAAGAAGCGCAAGGCCCTGGATTCCTTTACCCGGGAACTTACACAGGCCGCCCGGGACGGCTCTCTGGAACCCCTTATCGGCCGGGAAGATGTATTGGAACGGACGATACAGGTGCTGTGCAGACGGCTGAAGAACAACCCAATTCTGGTGGGGGATCCGGGGGTCGGCAAAACCGCCGTAGCCGAGGGTCTCGCCGCACGGATTGCTGATGACAAGGTCCCGTCTCTTTTAAAAGAGTACCGGGTCTTCTCCCTGGATATGGGCTCCCTGCTGGCGGGAACCCGGTTCAGGGGTGATTTCGAGGAACGAATCAAGATGATCATCAAGGAGCTTGAAAAAGAAGAAAAGGTGATCCTCTTTATTGATGAGATTCACACCATCGTGGGAGCAGGAGCAACCTCCGGCGGCTCCATGGATGCCTCGAACCTCTTAAAGCCGGCCCTGGCTACCGGGAAGATCCGCTGCATGGGCAGTACAACCTACGATGAATACAAGAAGTTCTTCGAGCGGGACAGGGCCCTTTCCCGCAGGTTCCAGCGGATAGAGATCGACGAAACAACACCGGAGGAGACCTACCAGATCCTCCTTGGACTCAAGCAGCGCTACGAGGAGCACCACAACGTACGCTATACAGATGAGGCCCTGCGGACCGCTGTTGATCTGTCTCACCAGTACATCAACGACCGCCACTTGCCGGACAAGGCCATAGATGTAATCGATGAAGCCGGGGCTTATACCCGCATTATGGCCTTCCGGGAAGATGCCGAAAACAACGATATAAAAGAGATCGGCGAGGACCTGGTGGAAAAGGTGATCTCCAGGATTGCCAAGATCCCGGAACGGACTGTCTCTGTTACTGAAACGGACCGGCTCAAGAGTCTGGAGTCCGATCTTAAAAACAGAATTTTTGGTCAGGACGCCGCCGTCGAAGCGGTAGTCCAGGCGGTAAAACGCAGCAGAGCGGGCTTCAAAGGGCAGGATAAGCCGGTGGCCTCTTTTCTGTTTGTTGGCCCCACCGGGGTGGGTAAGACCGAACTCGCCCGTCAGCTGGCGGAGCTTCTGGGCATCCATCTGCACCGCTTCGATATGAGCGAATACCAGGAAAAGCACACTGTATCCCGGCTCGTGGGCTCTCCCCCCGGCTACGTCGGTTACGAAGAGGGAGGTCTTCTGACCGATGCCATTCGAAAAACACCCCACGCGGTACTGCTTTTGGATGAGATAGAGAAGGCCCACCAGGATGTCTTCAATGTGCTGCTCCAGGTTATGGACTACGCGACCCTAACGGATAACGCCGGGCGCAAGGCGGATTTCCGTAATGTAATCATCATCATGACCTCCAATGCCGGGGCCCGGGAGATGGGTAAGCCCATGATCGGCTTCGGGGAACGGAACGTCACTGAGCAGGCCATCGGCGATGCGGTGGAGAGGGCCTTCAGTCCCGAGTTCAGGAACCGGCTGGATAAAATCGTTACCTTTGGCCGCCTGGATACACGGATAGTCCTTAATATCGTGGACAAGGAGATCGACGCTTTCCGGGAACAGCTCAGGGAGAAGGACGTTGAACTTGAACTCACCGAGGCCTGCCGGGAATATCTGGCTGAGGAGGGTTACAGCCCCGATTTTGGTGCCAGGAACATCGCCCGTCTGGTGAGTGAGAAGATCAAACACTACTTTGTGGATGCGGTTCTCTTCGGGGGCTTGAGTGCCGGCGGCAAGGCCATTGCAGACTATGTTGACGGCGAGGTTGTTATTACCCCTGCAGAGCAGAAATAGGCCGGAATGATTCCCTATTTAACGGTCAACGACTCATTTCAGTTTCCCGATCCGTCAGAGGCCGAAGTGCCGGGCATTGTGGCCTCCGGCGGCAATCTTTCTCCGGGCATGCTGGTATCCGCCTACCGGCAGGGTATCTTTCCCTGGTTCAATGAGGAGGACCCCATTCTGTGGTGGAGTCCGGACCCCCGTTTTGTGCTGTATCCGGAGCAGCTGCATGTGTCAAAAAGCATGAACAAAATCATAAAGCGGAGAACCTTTTCTGTCAGCTTTGATACCGCCTTTGATCAGGTAATTGACTGCTGTGCCGCCAAAGAGCGGCCGGGACAGGACGGGACCTGGATTACCCGGGATATGCGTGATGCCTACTGTGTTCTGCATCGCCTTGGTATTGCCCATAGTGCCGAAGCCTGGCAGGATGGCCGGCTTGTCGGCGGACTCTACGGTCTCTCCCTGGGTAAGATCTTCTTCGGCGAATCAATGTTTACCCATGTTCCCAACGCATCCAAAACAGCTTTTATCAGCCTGGTACGGGAACTCTCCGTAAGGGGAGTCAAGCTGATCGACTGCCAGGTCTATACCCATCATCTGCATAGTCTCGGTGCCGAGGATATTCCCCGGGACCGCTACCTGAAGGAACTTAAGGCCCTGCTGGAACAAGCGGGAATGTCCGGTTCCTGGTCCAATTGGGTCTTATAATCGCAGCAGCTCTTCTGCTGATTAATCCTTTCGCTTTTTAACTGCAGTAAAACATTTTCTATTGACCGGACTCTGTTGTTGTGCTATACTGTTATAGTAAAGTAGCACACTAAGTAACCATGGAGCAGATGCGTATGCTTACACTAGAAAACCTTTCTTTTGCTTACACCCGGGAAGGGCTCTTCCGGGACCTTGATCTTGTGCTTGAACCGGGAATGATTTACGGACTTCTGGGTAAAAACGGCGCGGGAAAAACCTCCCTTTTGCGTCTGATTTCCGGGCAGCTCTTCCCGTCAGGTGGCAACCTGGAGGTTCTCGGGTTTGACCCCCGTCTGCGGCAGCCCGGAATGCTGCGGGACATCTATTTTCTCCCTGAGGAGTTTCCGGTGCCCCGGCTGACCGGAACCCGGTACCTGGCACTGAACTCGCCGTTCTATCCGCGCTTTGACAGGGAACGTTTTCTCGAACTCTGTGATGGCTTCCAGATTGATCCGGCGTGGTCTCTGTCTCAGGTTTCCCTGGGACAGAAAAAGAAGTTCCTGCTGGCCTTCGGCCTTGCCTCCGGGGTACGCCTTCTAATTCTGGATGAACCGACCAATGGTCTTGATATTCCCTCCAAACGGCAGTTCCGTCGCCTGGCGGCATCCTCCCTGGGGGAGGACCAGACAATCCTGATTTCCACCCACCAGGTCCGTGACATGGAGAACCTGATTGATCCCGTGGTTATCCTTGATTCGGGACATATCCTCTTTACGGGGACCATCGATTCCATCGCAAGAAAATTCCGCATGAGTCTGGAGACCTCCGAACCTCTGCCCTCGGACGCTTTCTATTTTGAAAAAGTCCCCGGAGGATACTCGGTGGTACGCATGAATCATGAGGGGGATGAATCCCATGTGGATTTGGAGGTCTTTTTCAATATGGTGATTGAGCGCGGCGAAGATGTAGCCGGTATATTGCAGTCTGGAAGGGAGGATCGGGTATGAATGAGTATTTCAATCTTAAACGCTTTCTGCTTCTTACAAAGCGGGAAGAGTTCATGCGCCTGCACTCTCTTGTTTTCAGCGCCTTGGCAATTGCCGGTTCGGTGGTGGTTCTGCTTCTTCTGACGGGATTCCGTGGAGGAGGTCCCGAGTATATGAATACGCTTTTTCTCGGTTACCTTTTTGCCGGTAGCGCCCTGACGGCCGCCGGAACTTTCAGGAATATGCATTCCCGGGACACCTGCCACGACTGGCTGATGCTGCCGGCTTCCACGGAGGAGAAGTTCTTCTCCCGTCTCCTGGTCAGTTCCGCGGGCTGGTGGGTGTACATCAATTTGGTCTTTTTTATTGGGGTTCTCATCGGTGAAATCCTGCGCTTCTCTGTTATCGGGGAGTTCCGAACCTTCTTCAACCCCTTTTCACCATCTCTGCTCCGTGCTGTTCACCACTATATTATTCTGCAGTCCCTGTTCTTTGCGGGAGGCGCCTGGTTCCGCCGCCATCAGTTTCTCAAGTCCGTACTCTTTCTGAGTCTCCTTGGAATAGGCCTGGGGATTTTCTCCATAATCGTCTCCAGGATCATCTTCGGTTCCTACTTCGATGAGGCTTTCTCCTTTGATATGAGCATTCATATCGAAGACCGATTTTTCGGAAACACCCTCGAGACGGGAGAGCAGATCCTCAAACTCCTGAAGGCTCTGTATCTCTGGCTTACGGCACCCTTCTGCTGGCTGATTGCATACTTGAGGGTCCGGGAGGCGGAAGTAAAGAATGCGCTTTGATGGACCCCGAAGCATTTTCATGCAGATTCGGGACTATGTTGGAGATATGATCCTGAACGGTGAGTACCCGGAGGGAGAACGGATCCCGTCGGTGCGGGACATGGCCGCCATGATGGAGGTCAATCCAAATACCGTGCTCAGGAGCTACGGGCAGCTTCAGGATGAGGGGATAATCCATAATCAGCGGGGTTTGGGCTATTTCGTCAGTTCCGGGGCCCGGGACAAGGTTTTGGCCTCCCGGAAGGAAAACTTTCTGCGCCATACCCTTCCGGACGTTTTTCATGCCATGGAGGTGCTGGACATCGACTTCAGCGAGGTCCGGGAGTATTACGACGAGTACAGAGATAAACACGCAGAGCGGAGCCGGAGGGAATAAGTCCGATGGCGACCGGGAAAAAAGAGGAGAGATAAATGAAAAAAAGCAGCTTACTGCTGACCGCGGGAATAGTCCTGGCAGTACTTATAATTATTGTTTCCCTGTTTCTGCTGAGGATGAATGTCGGCAGGGACCTGAAGATTGTTACAGGGCCAAAGCTCGGTTACAGTGGCGAGAGGATTACGATTCCGCTGGATACGGCCGGTATCCGTTCCCTGCACTTTACAGGAGGCTGGCAGATTCAGCTTAGCCAGGGATCAGGAACACGGGGAGAACTGAGCCTGCCCGTTGAGGCGCAGGATATGCTTCGGATGAGCCGGGAGGGTGATGTTCTGTACCTGAGCCTTGGAAAGAATTTTACTCCCGGGGAGGAAATGCCCTTTCTGGCTGAGTTGGAACTTGAAAGTTTGGCAATGTTCAGGGTTGAGGGAGCAACGGACGCTGAACTTCAGGGGTTCAGGGGTAAAGAGCTTGAGCTTGTTTTCGACGGAGCGTCAAACGTCACAGGAAACGGGCTTGAGATGGAAAACCTGAGACTGAGGACTGCAGGGGCTTCGAACATCGATCTTTCCGACAGCAGTTTTGTGAATGTGGAGCTGGATCTGGCGGGAGCTTCCAATGTGGAAATTCATCTGGATGGCGGGCGTTTAAGCGGAAAGATCGCAGGATTCGGTTCTGTTGAATACAGCGGAAGCATCTCGGAACAGACTGTCCAAACCGACGGATTCGCTGCGATCCATCGGCGTTAGTACTCTTCTTCTCCCTCTTCATGGAACAGAAAGGCCAGTTCCGAGCCGATTTTATCATAATTTTCAGTATTGTATTCCATAAGGCTGCGCAAATGAATCATGCTCTCCGCGTCTATGCTTGTGAAACGTATGCCGTACTTGCTGTCCTCTTTATGTACAATCTTTCCTTCGGTGTTTATGCTTAGTTCTGAATTGGAAAGATGAATCAGCAGCTCCACACTGATACCAATGGAAAAATCACTTTCCGAGGTAAAAAGCGCACCTTTAAGGGACAGGTCGTTTATTGTCACCTCAATACGCTTGCCGTCGATGAGGATCTCTCCAGTTGTGTGAAAACCTGTGCGGGAAAATTTTCTTTTTTCCATGATAAACCTCTGGTGTTAACTATGCGCAAGGAAGCAGGAGCTGTCAATATTATCAGGGTAATTTCATTGCGAAGAATCCTGCGGGACGGTAGTATATAGAAAGCACGCGGGAGGTTGTAATGCAGACACTTGTTTCTTCGTTGATTGAATTCCGCGATTTAATGAGTAACCACGCCCTGTTTACCCTGGGAATGCTCCTGGTGGTGGGTTATTTTATCGGAAAACTGGCGTCCCGGTTCCACTTGCCGGAAATAACCGGTTTTATCATTGCCGGTCTTCTTATGGGGGAGACCGTCAGCGGCGTTGTTCCCCATCATATGGGAGAAAACCTCAAGATAGTTACCGAGGTCGCTCTGGGGCTCATCGCCTTAACAATTGGTGGCGAGTTTTACTGGGTCAAGCTTAAGCGGGTGGGCAAGGAGGTGGTTATTATCACCGTTGTTCAGCTCCTTGCCTCCTTTACTGTCGTGGTATTTGGTATGAGTCTTCTCGGGGTTGATTTGCCCTACGCCTTGATGCTGGGAGCCATTGCCTCGGCTACCGCCCCTGCAGCAACGGTTGCGATTGTTCAGTCTTTACGGGCAACGGGACTGTTTGTTGACTATCTGTATGGCGTAGTAGCCCTCGACGATGCCGGTGCGGTCATCCTTTTCGGGGTGAGTTTTGCCATGGCCTCCGGGCTTCTTGGTGTTTCCGGTGCAGACCACGGGGCAATGATTGTAGTCCTTCATGCTCTGAGCGAGGTTGTTTTCTCCCTTGTCGCAGGGGCTGTGGCGGGCTTTCTGATTCACCGGTTTACCCGGAAAAAGAGCAGCAAGGAAATCATGATTGTCACCCTGGGCGTTGTTTTTCTGGCGACCGCCGTGGCTGTCATATTTGAGCTTTCTCCTCTCCTGACGAATATGGCCGCCGGAGCGGTTATTATCAATCTTTCTCCCTCCAATCACAGAATATTCAGGATCCTGGAACCCCTTACACCGCCCATATATGCCCTGTTTTTTGTTATTGCCGGTACGGAGCTTCAACCGGCTATTCTGTTACAGACGCAAATCCTTGTGCTGGGCGGGGGGTATATACTGTTCCGGGCAATTGGAAAATATTCCGGTGTCTATTTCGGAAGCCTGATCGGAAAGGTCCGCGGCACAATTCGTACCTATCTGGGGTTCTGCATGCTGCCCCAGGCGGGCGTTGCCATAGGCCTTGTTCTTATGATCCAGGCCTCTTCGCTTGTTACGTACCTGTCACCGGAGCAGGTGACCATCGTGGATACCATGGTTAATATTATTCTGCTTTCCGTATTTATTAATGAGCTTATCGGCCCGCCGATCTCAAAATTCGCCCTTATCCGGGGTAACGAAATGGAGGCCTGATGGAACTGTATCAACTGACAGAAAAGAGATGCTGTAAGCTTGGCCTGAAAGCTAAAACCAAGGATGATGTCCTGCAGAAGCTGGCTGAGCTGGCCCAGAAAAGTGAAAAACTGAAAAACCTTTCCCGGGACGACGTGTATGAAGCCCTGCGAAAGCGGGAGGAGCAGGGTTCCACGGCTTTCGGCGGCGAGATCGCGATTCCCCATGCCCGTCTCGATGAAATGGATGAGTTTCTGGTCTTTTTTGCCGTGTCCCCCAGGGGGGTGGATTTCGATTCCCTGGATAAGAAAAAGGTAAAACTCATTTTTGTCATCCTTGGACCCTCCACGGCGGTAAACGAACATCTGCAGATCCTTGCTGCGATTTCCCGTATTGCCGGTATTCAGTCAATCCGTAACGAGATAATCAAAGCCCCCACTGAGACGGCCATGTATGAGGCCTTTATTCGTCACAGCCGGGCGGCTGCCGGTGAGCAGAGCGGCAGGTCCCGGAAGATGAAGCTCCTGATTCTGAATCTCTACATTGAGGATTTTTTCTACAATGTACTCGAGTTTTTTATTGAGGAGGGGATTGAAGGAGCGACGATAATTGAATCCTTTGGTATGGGGCAGTTTATCTCCAACATACCTCTCTTTGCAGACTTTATTGGTTTCATGAAAGCCGACAAGAACCGCAGCCGTACCATCATGGCCATGGTTCCGGAGGATAAAATCAACGAAGTACTTGAAGGAATAGAAGAGATCACCGGGGATATGGAAAAGAAACAGGGCGCCATGGTTATGGTTCTGGACCTGAGCTATCATAAGGGGAACATGAAAATGATGTAGACCCGGGGTGTTCTGCTTTTAAACCAATAACATAATGGCAGAAAGCAGTGTGGCTGTGAGGATGAATATTTTATACGCCCGTTCCGGTATTTTTCGGACAATGACTATGCCTGTCAGTGCTCCCAGGGCAATAGCTGGGGCAAGCAGAAAGTTGAATCCAAGAGTCCTGGGGGTAATCGTATCCCATACAAAAAGATGAAGAGGAACTTTTATCAGGTTGATTATAAAAAAGAACCAGGCTCTGG from Marispirochaeta sp. encodes the following:
- a CDS encoding DUF2807 domain-containing protein, which gives rise to MKKSSLLLTAGIVLAVLIIIVSLFLLRMNVGRDLKIVTGPKLGYSGERITIPLDTAGIRSLHFTGGWQIQLSQGSGTRGELSLPVEAQDMLRMSREGDVLYLSLGKNFTPGEEMPFLAELELESLAMFRVEGATDAELQGFRGKELELVFDGASNVTGNGLEMENLRLRTAGASNIDLSDSSFVNVELDLAGASNVEIHLDGGRLSGKIAGFGSVEYSGSISEQTVQTDGFAAIHRR
- a CDS encoding ABC transporter ATP-binding protein, which codes for MLTLENLSFAYTREGLFRDLDLVLEPGMIYGLLGKNGAGKTSLLRLISGQLFPSGGNLEVLGFDPRLRQPGMLRDIYFLPEEFPVPRLTGTRYLALNSPFYPRFDRERFLELCDGFQIDPAWSLSQVSLGQKKKFLLAFGLASGVRLLILDEPTNGLDIPSKRQFRRLAASSLGEDQTILISTHQVRDMENLIDPVVILDSGHILFTGTIDSIARKFRMSLETSEPLPSDAFYFEKVPGGYSVVRMNHEGDESHVDLEVFFNMVIERGEDVAGILQSGREDRV
- a CDS encoding PilZ domain-containing protein, producing the protein MEKRKFSRTGFHTTGEILIDGKRIEVTINDLSLKGALFTSESDFSIGISVELLIHLSNSELSINTEGKIVHKEDSKYGIRFTSIDAESMIHLRSLMEYNTENYDKIGSELAFLFHEEGEEEY
- a CDS encoding cation:proton antiporter, which translates into the protein MQTLVSSLIEFRDLMSNHALFTLGMLLVVGYFIGKLASRFHLPEITGFIIAGLLMGETVSGVVPHHMGENLKIVTEVALGLIALTIGGEFYWVKLKRVGKEVVIITVVQLLASFTVVVFGMSLLGVDLPYALMLGAIASATAPAATVAIVQSLRATGLFVDYLYGVVALDDAGAVILFGVSFAMASGLLGVSGADHGAMIVVLHALSEVVFSLVAGAVAGFLIHRFTRKKSSKEIMIVTLGVVFLATAVAVIFELSPLLTNMAAGAVIINLSPSNHRIFRILEPLTPPIYALFFVIAGTELQPAILLQTQILVLGGGYILFRAIGKYSGVYFGSLIGKVRGTIRTYLGFCMLPQAGVAIGLVLMIQASSLVTYLSPEQVTIVDTMVNIILLSVFINELIGPPISKFALIRGNEMEA
- a CDS encoding PTS sugar transporter subunit IIA; the encoded protein is MELYQLTEKRCCKLGLKAKTKDDVLQKLAELAQKSEKLKNLSRDDVYEALRKREEQGSTAFGGEIAIPHARLDEMDEFLVFFAVSPRGVDFDSLDKKKVKLIFVILGPSTAVNEHLQILAAISRIAGIQSIRNEIIKAPTETAMYEAFIRHSRAAAGEQSGRSRKMKLLILNLYIEDFFYNVLEFFIEEGIEGATIIESFGMGQFISNIPLFADFIGFMKADKNRSRTIMAMVPEDKINEVLEGIEEITGDMEKKQGAMVMVLDLSYHKGNMKMM
- a CDS encoding GntR family transcriptional regulator — its product is MRFDGPRSIFMQIRDYVGDMILNGEYPEGERIPSVRDMAAMMEVNPNTVLRSYGQLQDEGIIHNQRGLGYFVSSGARDKVLASRKENFLRHTLPDVFHAMEVLDIDFSEVREYYDEYRDKHAERSRRE
- the aat gene encoding leucyl/phenylalanyl-tRNA--protein transferase, translated to MIPYLTVNDSFQFPDPSEAEVPGIVASGGNLSPGMLVSAYRQGIFPWFNEEDPILWWSPDPRFVLYPEQLHVSKSMNKIIKRRTFSVSFDTAFDQVIDCCAAKERPGQDGTWITRDMRDAYCVLHRLGIAHSAEAWQDGRLVGGLYGLSLGKIFFGESMFTHVPNASKTAFISLVRELSVRGVKLIDCQVYTHHLHSLGAEDIPRDRYLKELKALLEQAGMSGSWSNWVL
- the clpA gene encoding ATP-dependent Clp protease ATP-binding subunit ClpA, with the translated sequence MKVSEDVQSILNAAYLDAKNRKHEFLLPEHILYASLFFDSTREIVTLCGADPDELKDELIAYFEEKVPAIEDTEPVQSLGFQGVIERAVFHTEASSSKVLEVGDLLVSILDEKESFGAYYLQKSGISRYTLLSIISHTMGNFSEDGEGPLGSSIGDGEADELDPAQESREGQEEQEAQGKGKKKRKALDSFTRELTQAARDGSLEPLIGREDVLERTIQVLCRRLKNNPILVGDPGVGKTAVAEGLAARIADDKVPSLLKEYRVFSLDMGSLLAGTRFRGDFEERIKMIIKELEKEEKVILFIDEIHTIVGAGATSGGSMDASNLLKPALATGKIRCMGSTTYDEYKKFFERDRALSRRFQRIEIDETTPEETYQILLGLKQRYEEHHNVRYTDEALRTAVDLSHQYINDRHLPDKAIDVIDEAGAYTRIMAFREDAENNDIKEIGEDLVEKVISRIAKIPERTVSVTETDRLKSLESDLKNRIFGQDAAVEAVVQAVKRSRAGFKGQDKPVASFLFVGPTGVGKTELARQLAELLGIHLHRFDMSEYQEKHTVSRLVGSPPGYVGYEEGGLLTDAIRKTPHAVLLLDEIEKAHQDVFNVLLQVMDYATLTDNAGRKADFRNVIIIMTSNAGAREMGKPMIGFGERNVTEQAIGDAVERAFSPEFRNRLDKIVTFGRLDTRIVLNIVDKEIDAFREQLREKDVELELTEACREYLAEEGYSPDFGARNIARLVSEKIKHYFVDAVLFGGLSAGGKAIADYVDGEVVITPAEQK